The following coding sequences are from one Tolumonas lignilytica window:
- a CDS encoding flagellar protein MotY, producing the protein MKHLIVIAGIVCLPVSQAGVLEYGASLDQSVWKLVSDSPIECRLEHVIPGWGKGAFVSHAGKNVNMGFELKPLRPQARIQTVSVRSLPPSWHPGIAESGISKVRFYKQFDGYVSGQAAWTMLDELEGGYTPSFLFRDWYHQNQPVTVSISSVGFRTTYQNFLSCMQGLLPYSFDDIAFTILNYEKNSEDLTPYSQRRLAMIAAYLKADPQLDLVLVDGYTDSMGPSWPNQLLSDKRAKSVKKFFTDLGVDEKRVKTEGHGEKQHVATNDTERGRETNRRVVISMQRWTPPTLADAGKTASR; encoded by the coding sequence GTGAAACACTTGATTGTAATAGCAGGAATAGTCTGTCTTCCTGTCAGTCAGGCTGGCGTACTTGAGTATGGTGCATCTCTCGACCAATCTGTTTGGAAACTGGTCAGCGACTCGCCAATCGAGTGTCGTCTGGAGCATGTTATTCCTGGCTGGGGAAAAGGCGCGTTTGTCAGCCATGCGGGTAAAAACGTCAATATGGGTTTCGAATTGAAACCGTTGCGTCCGCAGGCACGGATTCAAACGGTCAGCGTACGTTCTTTGCCGCCCAGCTGGCATCCAGGCATTGCTGAAAGTGGCATTTCCAAGGTGCGTTTTTATAAGCAATTTGATGGTTATGTGAGTGGCCAGGCGGCGTGGACCATGCTGGATGAATTGGAGGGCGGATACACCCCCTCTTTTTTATTTCGTGACTGGTATCATCAGAATCAGCCCGTCACAGTCTCTATTTCATCGGTTGGCTTTCGGACGACATATCAGAATTTCTTAAGTTGTATGCAAGGGTTACTACCTTATAGTTTTGATGATATTGCATTCACCATTTTGAATTATGAAAAAAACAGTGAAGATCTGACACCGTATTCGCAACGACGATTAGCTATGATCGCTGCATATCTGAAAGCCGATCCTCAGTTAGATTTAGTGCTGGTGGATGGTTATACCGACAGCATGGGCCCTTCGTGGCCAAATCAGCTTCTCTCGGATAAAAGAGCAAAAAGTGTGAAAAAGTTTTTCACAGATCTCGGAGTTGATGAGAAACGAGTGAAAACCGAAGGGCATGGTGAAAAACAACATGTTGCAACTAATGATACCGAACGAGGCAGAGAGACCAACCGTCGTGTTGTTATTTCTATGCAGCGCTGGACACCGCCCACGTTAGCCGATGCTGGAAAAACGGCCTCGAGATGA
- the uraA gene encoding uracil permease encodes MRRQIIQVNERPPLLQSIPLSLQHLFAMFGASVLVPMLFKIDPGTVLLFNGIGTLIYLVLCQGKVPAYLGSSFAFLSPVFAVMSSLNYNAALGGFIASGLVFITVALIIKAFGYRWIDVVFPPAAMGAIVAIIGLELAPVAANMAGLTAAKLDVPTITVSLFTFGVVVFGSVLFRGFLGVIPILIAIIAGYLLALALGMVKFDAVATASVFSVPTFYKPVLNWGAVITVLPAAFVVIAEHIGHFIVTEKIIGKDLKKDPGLHRSLMGDGVSTTLSGFFGSVPTTTYGENIGVMAITRVYSVWVIGGAAIISILMAFMGKFTAIIGSIPVPVMGGVSLLLFGVIAASGIRMLVESKVDYSKPKNLILTSIVLIVGLSGAHVEVGTVSLKGMALATLLAIVVSLLFGLFEKMGLISTQEILEP; translated from the coding sequence GTGCGCAGACAGATCATACAGGTTAATGAACGACCACCATTATTGCAGTCCATTCCATTAAGCCTACAACATTTATTTGCCATGTTCGGCGCATCTGTTTTAGTACCGATGCTATTTAAGATCGATCCTGGCACGGTATTGCTGTTCAATGGTATCGGCACCTTAATCTATCTCGTTTTGTGCCAAGGGAAAGTGCCCGCCTATCTGGGCTCCAGTTTTGCATTTCTGTCGCCAGTTTTTGCTGTCATGAGCTCGTTGAATTATAACGCGGCACTGGGTGGATTTATTGCTTCAGGGCTGGTGTTTATTACAGTCGCCTTGATTATTAAAGCCTTTGGTTATCGCTGGATCGATGTTGTTTTCCCTCCGGCAGCGATGGGTGCTATTGTCGCCATCATCGGTCTGGAGCTTGCGCCAGTGGCCGCCAATATGGCCGGGCTGACTGCCGCCAAGTTGGATGTTCCGACCATCACAGTATCTCTGTTCACTTTTGGTGTCGTGGTCTTTGGTTCTGTATTATTCCGTGGCTTTTTAGGTGTCATTCCAATTCTGATTGCTATCATCGCTGGTTATCTGCTGGCGCTGGCATTGGGCATGGTAAAATTTGATGCTGTAGCTACCGCATCCGTATTCTCTGTACCTACGTTCTATAAACCCGTATTGAACTGGGGTGCCGTCATTACCGTGCTGCCCGCTGCTTTTGTCGTGATCGCAGAACATATTGGTCATTTTATTGTGACCGAAAAAATCATCGGCAAAGATCTGAAAAAAGACCCCGGCTTACATCGCTCATTAATGGGTGATGGGGTGTCGACAACTCTTTCCGGCTTCTTTGGTTCAGTTCCAACAACAACTTACGGTGAAAATATTGGCGTTATGGCCATTACCCGTGTATACAGCGTCTGGGTTATTGGCGGAGCGGCGATCATTTCTATCCTGATGGCGTTTATGGGTAAATTCACCGCCATCATTGGTAGTATTCCTGTACCAGTCATGGGTGGTGTTTCTCTGTTGCTGTTTGGTGTTATTGCTGCCTCCGGTATCCGTATGCTGGTAGAATCAAAAGTTGATTACAGTAAACCTAAAAACCTGATCCTGACCTCTATTGTACTGATCGTGGGTTTATCCGGTGCGCATGTCGAAGTGGGTACTGTATCGCTGAAAGGTATGGCGCTCGCAACGTTACTTGCAATTGTCGTCAGTCTGCTGTTTGGGCTATTTGAAAAAATGGGGCTGATAAGCACTCAGGAAATCCTTGAGCCTTAA
- the rnt gene encoding ribonuclease T → MCLKERFRGYYPVVIDVETAGFNPKTDALLEMAASTLKMDPDGWLSIDQTIHFHVEPFEGANIEKAAIDFNGIDPFNPLRGAVSEYDALHETFKVIRKGMKAEGCNRAIVVAHNAAFDHGFLMAASERVSLKRNPFHPFATFDTATLAGLALGQTVLAKACQSAAIPFDNSEAHSALYDTERTAELFCYIVNKWKSLGGWPLTDSE, encoded by the coding sequence ATGTGCTTGAAAGAACGCTTTCGTGGTTATTACCCAGTCGTGATCGATGTTGAAACCGCTGGTTTTAATCCGAAAACGGATGCATTGCTGGAAATGGCAGCATCAACATTAAAAATGGATCCAGATGGTTGGTTATCTATCGACCAAACGATCCACTTCCATGTTGAGCCCTTTGAAGGTGCCAATATTGAAAAGGCGGCGATTGATTTTAATGGCATTGATCCATTTAATCCGTTGCGTGGTGCTGTCAGCGAATATGACGCATTACATGAAACCTTCAAAGTCATTCGCAAAGGCATGAAAGCCGAAGGCTGTAACCGGGCCATTGTGGTTGCACATAATGCCGCGTTTGATCATGGCTTTTTAATGGCTGCATCAGAGCGAGTATCGTTGAAACGCAACCCATTTCATCCGTTCGCCACGTTTGATACCGCGACATTGGCGGGTCTTGCTTTAGGTCAGACGGTGCTAGCTAAGGCTTGTCAATCTGCCGCAATCCCGTTTGATAATAGCGAAGCTCACTCTGCATTGTATGATACCGAGCGTACTGCAGAACTGTTTTGTTATATTGTTAATAAGTGGAAGTCGTTGGGTGGTTGGCCACTAACAGACTCAGAATAA
- the dusC gene encoding tRNA dihydrouridine(16) synthase DusC: protein MSLSSVPPATGRIILAPMEGVLDPLLREILTAVNHYDLCVTEFVRVVDQLLTKKTLLRLCPELLQGGKTSSGTPVRVQLLGQHPQWLAENAMLATEMGSPGIDINFGCPARRVNQSCGGAALLKEPETIYQILKTVRAALPEDQLLSAKVRLGWSSPEECHEIIDAVLQSGANELAIHARTKEDGYKAEAIKWEWINIVRPKIHIPLIANGEIWSAEDAIRCREITGCKDLMVGRGALQLPNLGAVIARQMPVMPWHEVMTLLLQYAETALQQPRADYLPSRLKQWLVFLKQQYSEAADLFMSIRTVHDTPTFLTHLHVAHKTKRA from the coding sequence ATGTCATTATCATCTGTTCCGCCTGCTACCGGTCGAATTATTCTTGCTCCCATGGAAGGGGTGTTAGACCCTTTACTCCGTGAAATTCTCACCGCTGTTAATCACTATGACCTCTGCGTGACAGAGTTTGTGCGCGTTGTCGATCAGCTACTGACCAAGAAAACCTTGTTGCGTCTCTGTCCTGAATTGTTGCAAGGGGGGAAAACTAGCAGCGGTACACCGGTTCGTGTGCAACTCTTAGGGCAACATCCACAATGGCTGGCTGAAAATGCAATGCTGGCAACGGAAATGGGCTCTCCAGGTATTGATATCAATTTTGGTTGTCCTGCCCGTCGGGTTAATCAGTCTTGTGGCGGGGCTGCCTTATTAAAAGAACCGGAGACTATTTATCAGATCTTAAAAACAGTGCGAGCGGCATTACCAGAAGACCAATTATTATCGGCAAAAGTGCGCCTAGGGTGGAGTTCACCCGAAGAGTGCCATGAGATTATCGACGCAGTATTACAAAGTGGTGCCAACGAATTAGCAATACATGCCAGAACCAAAGAAGATGGTTATAAGGCGGAAGCGATCAAATGGGAATGGATCAATATTGTTAGACCGAAAATTCATATTCCTCTTATTGCGAATGGTGAAATTTGGAGTGCAGAAGATGCGATCCGTTGTCGGGAAATCACAGGATGCAAGGATCTGATGGTGGGGCGAGGGGCGTTACAGCTTCCGAATCTGGGGGCGGTGATCGCCAGACAGATGCCGGTCATGCCATGGCACGAGGTGATGACCTTGTTACTGCAGTATGCAGAAACGGCCTTGCAACAACCTCGCGCTGACTATTTACCCAGTCGCTTGAAACAGTGGCTGGTGTTTCTTAAACAGCAGTATTCCGAAGCGGCGGATTTGTTTATGTCGATCAGAACCGTGCATGATACGCCTACATTCCTGACACATCTCCACGTAGCACATAAAACAAAGCGGGCTTAA
- the glgX gene encoding glycogen debranching protein GlgX yields the protein MQINNGHCRQLGATIEGSGVNFALWARLACSVELLLFSSADDVEPMVIQLNPKVNRTAYYWHIWIDGIGDGQLYGFRVNGPWRPYEGTRFDPQKVLIDPYGLLIDFPSNYRRFAASRKGSNLHCCAKSVVVDTRHYDWENDQPPNHPLSRSVIYELHVGGFTKHPSAGLSAELRGTYTGLLDKIPYLKALGITTIELLPVFQFDLQECAPGNSNYWGYSPMSFFALHRQYASDQSRTGAIREFRDMVKALHREGIEVILDVVYNHTSEGDGDGPTFSWRGFDHEAYYILDPRTHHNLNYSGCGNTVNGSHPVTRRMIVDSLHYWRDVMHVDGFRFDLASILSRDEEGNPLVNPPTLLAIDTDPVLANCKMIAEAWDAGGLYQVGSLAGSRWREWNGQFRDDIRRFIKGDPGTINLFADRFIGSPNIYNYHYADPEKSINFVTCHDGFTLWDLVSYNQKHNEANGEDNRDGSNDNHSWNHGVEGETDDPVINALRIRQAKNFLTCNLLSIGTPMLSMGDELLRTQRGNNNAYGQDNDITWMNWTTTKQNHDMHRYMQQLLKYRRYIFNREKDNGGMFSLADMLRRSEIRWHGLKPYEPDWNPHSHALAFSAIPLEVNIAIYIIFNTYWEPLTFELPYPPHNIEGCWHRILDTAQTSPHDIVDFGELLPAVDCQQYVTQSRSVCLFVCGDFAGIRHDPD from the coding sequence ATGCAGATCAACAATGGGCATTGTCGACAGCTTGGCGCAACCATCGAAGGCAGTGGTGTCAATTTCGCGTTATGGGCTCGTCTGGCCTGTTCAGTCGAACTCTTGCTGTTTTCATCGGCTGATGATGTCGAGCCGATGGTCATTCAGCTCAATCCTAAAGTCAATCGCACCGCGTATTATTGGCATATCTGGATCGATGGTATTGGGGATGGTCAATTATATGGCTTCAGAGTAAATGGACCATGGCGACCTTATGAGGGCACTCGTTTTGATCCCCAGAAGGTACTGATCGATCCATATGGTTTACTGATTGATTTCCCCTCCAATTACCGTCGTTTTGCCGCGTCCCGAAAAGGTTCAAATCTGCATTGTTGCGCCAAAAGTGTGGTGGTAGATACCCGTCATTACGATTGGGAAAATGATCAACCGCCTAATCATCCGCTATCCCGTTCAGTGATTTATGAGTTGCACGTCGGTGGTTTTACCAAACACCCCTCTGCGGGCCTGAGTGCGGAACTCCGCGGTACCTACACGGGCTTGCTCGATAAGATCCCATACCTTAAAGCATTAGGGATCACGACGATCGAATTGTTACCTGTGTTTCAGTTTGATCTACAGGAGTGTGCGCCAGGTAATAGCAACTACTGGGGCTATTCACCAATGTCGTTTTTTGCGCTGCATCGGCAATATGCCAGTGATCAGAGCAGAACTGGTGCGATACGTGAATTCCGGGATATGGTTAAAGCCTTACACAGAGAAGGGATCGAGGTCATTCTTGATGTGGTTTATAACCATACTTCAGAAGGTGATGGCGACGGACCTACCTTTAGCTGGCGGGGATTTGACCACGAAGCCTACTATATTTTGGATCCCCGGACGCATCACAACCTGAATTATTCGGGATGTGGCAATACGGTAAATGGATCACATCCAGTGACCCGGCGCATGATCGTCGATAGTCTGCATTATTGGCGGGATGTCATGCATGTCGACGGTTTCCGTTTTGATCTCGCGTCTATTCTGTCTCGCGATGAAGAAGGCAACCCTCTGGTCAATCCGCCAACGCTACTGGCGATTGATACTGATCCGGTACTGGCTAATTGTAAAATGATTGCCGAAGCCTGGGATGCAGGGGGGCTTTATCAGGTTGGATCGCTGGCTGGATCGCGTTGGAGAGAATGGAACGGGCAATTTCGTGATGATATCCGTCGTTTTATTAAAGGCGATCCGGGAACCATCAATCTCTTTGCCGACCGTTTTATCGGTAGCCCGAATATTTATAACTATCATTATGCCGATCCGGAGAAAAGCATTAATTTTGTCACCTGTCATGACGGCTTCACACTTTGGGATCTGGTGTCATATAACCAGAAACATAATGAAGCAAATGGGGAAGATAACCGGGATGGTTCAAACGACAACCACAGTTGGAATCATGGTGTAGAAGGTGAAACGGATGATCCGGTGATCAACGCATTACGAATACGTCAGGCCAAGAACTTCCTGACTTGTAATCTGTTATCTATCGGAACTCCCATGCTTTCTATGGGCGATGAATTGTTGCGAACCCAGCGCGGAAACAACAATGCCTATGGTCAGGATAATGATATCACCTGGATGAACTGGACGACCACCAAACAAAATCATGATATGCACCGTTATATGCAGCAGTTGCTGAAATACCGGCGCTATATTTTTAACCGGGAAAAAGATAATGGCGGCATGTTTTCGCTGGCGGATATGCTACGGCGTTCCGAGATCCGCTGGCATGGCCTGAAACCCTACGAACCAGACTGGAATCCGCATTCTCATGCACTGGCCTTTTCGGCGATACCACTCGAAGTTAACATCGCGATCTATATTATTTTTAATACCTATTGGGAACCGTTGACGTTTGAGCTGCCGTATCCGCCGCACAATATTGAAGGGTGCTGGCACCGTATTCTGGATACGGCCCAAACATCGCCGCATGATATTGTGGATTTTGGTGAGTTGTTACCGGCTGTTGATTGCCAACAATATGTGACGCAGTCACGGTCTGTGTGTCTGTTTGTCTGCGGGGATTTTGCCGGCATACGTCATGACCCGGATTGA
- a CDS encoding lysozyme inhibitor LprI family protein, which translates to MNAWKFWLAVTLFSGIQTVAMAATDSAIPAKPSAVTPEMMAKYAITEQTFKKKPNCNEVKDPLLDAFCERPILTKLDGEIRQLMKDLPAKQADYPQYDLQKGQQAWLDRHDNCMKNKDLKMCLELSYMERLSELQAQFELVPKEGPIHYQCGADKRDAWLTFYATTLPAVIVKYNGQYRDAFMGPLSRGVKYNSHNLTVVEGKHIATLYWDDAKLDCQQLAN; encoded by the coding sequence ATGAACGCATGGAAATTCTGGTTAGCAGTGACACTGTTTAGTGGAATTCAAACTGTCGCTATGGCTGCAACTGATTCCGCTATCCCGGCGAAACCCTCTGCGGTTACGCCGGAGATGATGGCGAAATATGCAATTACGGAGCAGACATTTAAGAAAAAGCCGAATTGCAACGAAGTAAAAGATCCTCTCTTGGATGCCTTCTGTGAACGGCCAATCCTGACCAAGTTGGATGGTGAAATCCGCCAGCTGATGAAAGATTTGCCAGCTAAGCAGGCAGATTATCCACAGTATGACTTGCAGAAAGGTCAGCAAGCCTGGTTGGATAGACATGATAACTGTATGAAAAATAAAGACCTGAAAATGTGTCTTGAGCTTTCATACATGGAACGGCTATCCGAGTTACAGGCTCAGTTTGAGTTGGTGCCTAAAGAAGGGCCGATTCATTATCAGTGTGGGGCAGATAAACGCGATGCCTGGCTGACGTTCTATGCCACCACATTACCGGCGGTGATTGTTAAATACAATGGTCAATACCGGGATGCGTTTATGGGGCCGTTAAGCCGTGGTGTGAAATATAACTCTCACAATCTGACGGTTGTAGAAGGTAAACATATCGCGACCCTATACTGGGATGACGCCAAACTGGATTGTCAGCAACTGGCTAATTAG
- the gyrA gene encoding DNA topoisomerase (ATP-hydrolyzing) subunit A produces MSDLAKEIIPINIEDELRNSYLDYAMSVIVGRALPDVRDGLKPVHRRVLFAMHELSNDWNKPYKKSARVVGDVIGKYHPHGDSAVYDTIVRMAQDFSMRYTLVDGQGNFGSVDGDSAAAMRYTEIRMDRISHELLADLEKETVDWVPNYDGTEQIPAVLPTKVPNLLINGSSGIAVGMATNIPPHNLTEVVDGCLALMENPSLTVDELLPLIPGPDFPTGGIINGRSGIIDAYRTGRGKIYVRARTEIETDEKNGKESIIVTELPYTVNKARLVEKIAELVKDKKIEGITALRDESDKDGMRVVIELRRGEVSEVILNNLYTHTQMQNVFGINMVALVNGQPKTLTLKEMLEAFIDHRREVVTRRTVFELRKARDRAHILEGLAIALANIDPVIELIKNSASPADAKQGLVSRGWALGAVAEMLERAGDDAARPEWLEPEFGIRDGHYFLTEQQAQAILDLRLHKLTGLEHEKILEEYRELLNEIAELLYILASTERLMEVIREELEYVKSQFGDARRTEIQAASVEINMEDLITPEDVVVTLSHEGYVKYQPLSDYEAQRRGGRGKAAAKVKDEDFVEQLLVANTHDTILCFSTLGKVYWLKVYQLPEASRTARGRPIINLLPLDENERITAILPVKSYDDDKYVFFATADGTVKKTELSAYSRPLSSGIRAINLNEGDALIGVAITDGNNEIMLFSDAGKVVRFNEDDVRAMGRTATGVRGMKLGETDKVVSLIVPQNGGAILTATENGYGKRTALDEYPVKSRATLGVISIQVTERNGKVVGAIQVDESDEIMLITNAGTLVRTRVAEVGLIGRNTAGVRLIRTGDDEKLVSLERVAEPEGDESDGDVDLSDVSPTE; encoded by the coding sequence ATGAGCGATCTGGCCAAAGAGATCATCCCGATAAATATCGAAGACGAGTTGCGTAACTCTTATCTCGATTACGCGATGAGTGTTATCGTGGGGCGTGCATTGCCCGATGTGCGTGACGGGTTAAAACCTGTTCACCGTCGTGTCTTGTTCGCAATGCATGAGCTGAGTAACGATTGGAATAAACCTTATAAGAAATCAGCCCGTGTCGTCGGTGACGTTATCGGTAAATATCATCCGCATGGTGACTCGGCGGTTTATGACACGATTGTTCGTATGGCGCAGGATTTTTCCATGCGTTATACACTGGTCGATGGTCAGGGGAACTTCGGTTCTGTCGATGGTGACTCGGCAGCGGCCATGCGTTATACCGAAATTCGTATGGACCGGATTTCACACGAACTGTTGGCGGATCTGGAAAAAGAAACCGTGGATTGGGTGCCTAACTATGACGGCACTGAACAGATCCCTGCGGTATTGCCAACAAAAGTCCCTAACCTGCTGATCAATGGCTCTTCAGGTATCGCGGTAGGTATGGCGACTAATATTCCTCCACATAATCTGACCGAGGTTGTTGACGGCTGTTTAGCGTTGATGGAAAACCCATCGCTGACGGTCGATGAGCTGTTACCGCTGATTCCGGGGCCAGATTTCCCGACTGGCGGTATCATCAACGGTCGCTCCGGTATCATTGATGCCTATCGTACCGGTCGCGGTAAGATCTATGTGCGTGCACGTACAGAGATTGAGACTGACGAGAAAAACGGTAAAGAATCGATCATCGTTACCGAGTTGCCTTACACGGTCAACAAAGCTCGTCTGGTCGAAAAAATTGCCGAGCTGGTCAAAGACAAGAAAATTGAAGGGATCACAGCACTGCGAGATGAGTCTGATAAAGACGGTATGCGTGTTGTGATTGAATTGCGTCGTGGTGAAGTCTCAGAGGTCATTCTGAACAATCTCTATACCCACACGCAAATGCAGAATGTGTTCGGTATCAACATGGTGGCGCTGGTGAACGGCCAGCCGAAAACGTTGACACTGAAAGAGATGCTGGAAGCGTTCATCGACCATCGCCGTGAAGTGGTGACGCGTCGTACCGTATTTGAACTGCGTAAAGCGCGTGATCGGGCGCATATTCTGGAAGGTCTGGCGATTGCGCTGGCCAATATTGATCCGGTCATTGAGCTGATCAAAAACTCAGCAAGCCCTGCTGATGCGAAACAGGGGTTAGTCTCTCGCGGTTGGGCGTTGGGCGCAGTAGCAGAAATGCTGGAACGTGCCGGTGACGATGCGGCGCGTCCTGAATGGCTGGAACCTGAATTTGGTATCCGTGACGGACACTACTTCCTGACTGAACAACAGGCTCAGGCCATTCTGGATCTGCGTCTGCATAAACTGACGGGTCTGGAACATGAGAAAATTCTGGAAGAATACCGTGAACTGCTGAATGAAATTGCCGAATTACTGTACATTCTGGCAAGCACTGAGCGTTTGATGGAAGTGATCCGCGAAGAGCTGGAATATGTGAAGTCTCAATTTGGTGATGCGCGTCGGACTGAAATTCAGGCTGCTAGCGTCGAAATCAATATGGAAGATTTGATCACACCAGAAGATGTGGTTGTCACGCTGTCTCACGAAGGCTATGTGAAATATCAACCATTGTCGGATTATGAAGCGCAACGACGTGGTGGTCGCGGTAAAGCGGCGGCGAAAGTAAAAGATGAAGATTTCGTTGAGCAATTGCTGGTTGCCAATACGCACGATACGATCCTCTGCTTCTCCACCTTGGGTAAAGTTTACTGGCTGAAAGTGTATCAGTTACCGGAAGCTAGCCGTACGGCCCGAGGTCGCCCGATCATCAACCTGCTGCCGTTGGATGAAAACGAGCGTATCACTGCGATATTGCCGGTTAAATCTTACGATGATGACAAATATGTCTTCTTTGCTACCGCAGACGGTACCGTGAAGAAAACCGAGTTGTCTGCTTATTCTCGCCCACTGTCATCCGGGATCCGGGCGATTAACCTGAATGAAGGGGATGCACTGATTGGTGTTGCCATTACCGATGGTAATAATGAAATCATGCTGTTCTCTGATGCAGGTAAAGTGGTCCGTTTCAATGAGGATGATGTTCGTGCGATGGGTCGAACCGCAACAGGGGTTCGAGGCATGAAACTGGGTGAGACCGATAAAGTGGTATCACTGATCGTTCCGCAAAATGGTGGCGCGATTTTGACGGCAACAGAAAATGGTTACGGCAAACGTACCGCATTGGATGAATATCCTGTGAAGAGCCGTGCAACACTGGGTGTGATTTCGATTCAGGTCACCGAACGTAATGGCAAAGTGGTTGGTGCTATTCAGGTTGATGAATCCGATGAAATCATGCTGATCACCAATGCCGGCACACTGGTTCGTACCCGCGTGGCAGAAGTTGGCTTAATCGGTCGTAATACTGCTGGTGTTCGTTTGATCCGTACTGGTGATGACGAAAAACTGGTCAGTTTAGAACGTGTGGCTGAACCGGAAGGCGATGAGTCTGACGGTGATGTCGATTTGTCTGATGTGTCGCCAACTGAATAA
- the ubiG gene encoding bifunctional 2-polyprenyl-6-hydroxyphenol methylase/3-demethylubiquinol 3-O-methyltransferase UbiG: MNVDTQEIAKFEAIASNWWDPHGEFKPLHLMNPLRLQWIADHCDGLFGKQILDVGCGGGILSESMAKQGAHVLGVDMGNEPLQVARLHALEQGVKIDYQRITIEELAEQRPASFDVVTCMEMLEHVPDPASIVRACAKLAKPGGKLFFSTINRTRQSWLLMILAAEQILKIVPKGTHDHKKFIRPAELIRCCDSANLFTRKVAGVRYNPLTEHFKLSGDVSVNYQIFCEKPL; this comes from the coding sequence ATGAACGTTGATACACAGGAAATTGCCAAATTTGAAGCTATCGCCAGTAACTGGTGGGATCCGCATGGTGAATTCAAGCCCTTACATCTGATGAATCCGCTGCGTTTACAGTGGATTGCCGATCATTGTGACGGTCTGTTTGGCAAACAAATTCTAGATGTAGGCTGTGGTGGCGGCATTCTGAGTGAGAGCATGGCAAAACAAGGCGCCCACGTTCTTGGCGTGGATATGGGAAATGAACCCTTGCAGGTAGCGCGTTTACACGCGTTAGAACAGGGTGTGAAAATCGACTATCAGCGCATTACCATTGAAGAATTAGCCGAACAACGCCCCGCCTCGTTTGATGTGGTGACCTGTATGGAGATGCTGGAGCATGTGCCTGACCCGGCATCTATCGTACGTGCCTGCGCCAAATTAGCCAAACCGGGTGGAAAATTATTTTTTTCCACGATCAATCGCACCAGACAGTCATGGTTGTTGATGATTCTGGCGGCCGAGCAAATCCTGAAAATCGTTCCGAAGGGAACGCATGATCATAAAAAATTTATTCGTCCGGCAGAATTGATCCGTTGCTGTGACAGCGCTAACCTCTTCACCCGAAAGGTCGCGGGGGTTCGCTATAATCCACTGACCGAGCATTTTAAGTTATCGGGTGACGTTTCCGTGAATTATCAGATTTTCTGTGAAAAACCATTATGA
- a CDS encoding HAD-IA family hydrolase has translation MMCSRFSAVLFDLDGTLLDTAPDLGAAANHVLTQIGKAPLSDQVIRQTASDGALALIKAGLSEAEQTEHDLTVLRQQLLDHYAQHLYVGTRPYDGMVELIGWLNTRAIPWGVVTNKPAFLTEPLLAQVIELPQCAVTVSADTLPVRKPNPEPLWYACHQIGVSSANCLYVGDHIRDIEAGRNAGMTTAVASWGYLAQDENVSCWNADIVLADPHHLLAWLAS, from the coding sequence ATGATGTGTTCCCGTTTCTCTGCTGTGTTGTTTGATCTGGATGGTACGCTGCTGGATACTGCGCCGGATCTCGGTGCAGCCGCCAATCATGTTCTGACGCAGATTGGCAAAGCGCCTCTGTCGGATCAGGTTATCCGACAAACCGCATCCGATGGCGCTTTAGCATTAATTAAAGCCGGACTTTCTGAAGCAGAGCAGACTGAGCATGACCTGACGGTTTTGCGACAGCAGTTATTAGATCATTACGCCCAACATTTATATGTGGGAACACGCCCTTATGACGGCATGGTCGAACTGATTGGCTGGTTGAATACCCGCGCGATTCCATGGGGGGTGGTTACAAATAAACCGGCCTTTCTGACAGAACCATTGCTGGCTCAGGTCATTGAATTGCCACAATGTGCTGTTACAGTCAGTGCCGATACTCTCCCGGTGCGTAAACCAAATCCGGAACCATTATGGTATGCCTGTCATCAGATTGGTGTATCATCGGCCAATTGCCTGTATGTGGGCGATCATATTCGCGACATTGAAGCTGGCCGAAATGCCGGAATGACGACTGCAGTTGCTAGCTGGGGTTATCTCGCGCAAGACGAAAATGTATCTTGTTGGAATGCCGATATTGTATTAGCAGACCCACATCATCTGCTGGCCTGGCTGGCAAGCTAA